In Rosa rugosa chromosome 4, drRosRugo1.1, whole genome shotgun sequence, the genomic stretch TTTCCTTCACATAATTTTGTCGCTtctattttgtttctttcatcCATACGTATTTTTTAGTATTTCTTCCAGAATTCTAACTATCATAGTTTGACTTTTGTTTCATTTTGGTTTATGTTACTGTTATGCTTTATtgctttgtttttctctttctgACATTCTGGCCTTTGTGTACTGCTATtgtattacaaaaaaaaaaaaaaaaaagtctaccATGCTATCAAGTCTATGAAACTATAGTACAAGAGAATTGAAGTGGAAACAAAGAAATCCAACAATCAGATAGTTAGATAGCATAATAGCACCAACCTTTCAGGCCATACCAAGTTAATTGAAAAGCCTACAATTAAATAAAAGGCCATTCAAAGTAAGATCAAACACAATTAGGTCTTGGACTCTCTAAGGACAACACTACTAGAATtctgttcatagacatcacatcatttaaatcggtcagacttgcacgtgatgtaaaaaagtaGGTTAACATCGTTTTAGAGAAAAACCGATTTAAATGAATACCATTAACatcagttcttaaaatgaccggtgttaaaagttttgttttaaaatttgcGGAAATCTCATTTTCGTGGACGCGCTAAGTCTTTTAATGAATTCAAGGTCGCGAGTACTGAAACTTAAAATTTTCACACTTAGACAAAAAAAGCCACCCAGCCCGACCCCAAAACTAAAACAGAAACCCTAAGCGGCTAAGCTCAGTCTCGACTCTGAACCTCCATTATGAACCCATTTACTTCGGCTCCCCCCAAAACTCAACCCTAAGCTTCGTCGAACTCGCCGCCATTGTTACCCTCGTCGATCGCCTCCTTCATCCAGTCCTTCGTATTACGCGCCTCCCACTAAGACGACGACGATGACGACGTCCGGTGCTGCCCTTCATCAACTCTCGCTGCGCATCTCCCCCTGCGAATCCCAGAATGTCGACACCGACCAAGCATTGTGCTCCGAGGAGGACGAGGACATCATCCAGGCTTTTCTAAACGGCGTCGTTCCGTCTTAGTCTCTCGAATAGAAGCTCGACGATTGCAAGAAATTGGCAGCGATTCTGCGCGAGTGGCTTCAAAGAACGACCGGGAGGTCACTGGGTTATACAGGGCGACTCTCGAAGGTGCAGATATGGGCACTTTAAGGAGACGAAGTAATCTTTGTAAGTATGATTGTTTTAGTATCAAGTTGTCCAACTTTTATCAAGTTCTTCAGATACAAAGTAGCCAACTTTGATGAAGTTGGTACCAAATTGACCGACTGGTAATACAGGGTCGCATGCAACTCGTGTTTGAAGAAAATCCCAACGGATTCCTCTATCGAAACGTGGTCGCTCCCTGAAGGatttctctctcaactcgacCACTTCAGGTACTGCTCAGTGGATATTGTAATGGCACTGAATCTATGTGGGTTTTGGATTGGAGTTTTGAGTAAGTAGTTGATGTTGGCTTCCGGTTTAGAGTTTAGatagttttctgggtttttgttgtgataTTTCTGGCAAACCCGATGTTACCTTGTTGCAAATAAGGTGttgtttctctttgttttcagaTTCTTGGTGAGTTTTCCGAATTGTGTTCTGTTTCCCTCTGCATTTTGTTGCTGCAAAAATTTGTACTTCTATGTTATAGCTTGCTTAGCAATTTGAAATGGCTGAGAACTTGTTGACTTGCAAGCTTATTTGTTTGTTGAATATCTGAATATCAATATGTTTTTGCTTTGCTCGAATTAACTTTAGTAATGAATTCGAATATGTAGAATCCGAATATGTGTTGTATATAAGGACAGTGGTTAGGAGATTAAGGACTATTTGTATTTGGTAAAGGTTTCAAAGCTAATTATGcaattaaaaaatgaaatttgaaaTGTCTATAAATTGTAATCCTACAACTGTGTCCAAATGTAGGTAGTATTGGATAGTTGAGCATATCCCAGTCGCAGATCCAATTATTGCTTTTCTCATTCTtctgttttttctgttttgataGCTGCTCAGTCTATGCTCTGAACTTATTTGATTGTTATTGGTTCATTCTTGGCCAAAGATGTTCACTTTGGTTGAGACAATTTGTTGAGTGTCTTTACTTTCCCCAAAAGATGGAGCCTTTATAAAACAAATACGAAAAGATTGAATTTTTCAATTATTGTAGGTGCAATGTGTTTGTCTAATGACAAAGAAtattagattttctttttatAAGGGTTTGCGAGTTATGTAGTTATGGTAGGGTAAATCTTAGCTTAGGTTAGCAGCTTAAGTCATTTAATGGATTTTCACTTACAAGTTATTAGTTTTCAATCTCAAATTAAGGAACTAAAGCTGTAGCTAGAACCTGCATTGTTTCCATAGCATCTTCTGTCTCTAAGTGTGAAGAAGCAATATGGGACTGAAACAAATAGTTAGGGACTAAAAGATGAGTTATGGAGTTATAGTTCTTTAATTATTGTGTTTGCTCCTAACAGCTCAACCCTACCTTTGCAGCTTTTGATTTCTTCATCTGTTGTTGTTGtggagttatttttttttctttttctctttccttctcAGTACTTTGCATTTCTTTTAGGTTCGTCACTCACATGCTTTTGCATTCCTCTTATCCTATTGCTGTGTTCTGTGGATATTTTTATCTAACTCACCTGTTTCAAATTATGCAGTTGCAATAATTGAAACAGCTTGTATTAGGCAAAGAGGGAAAATCTGATCGTATTTTCTTTATGTCTTACAATCCGGGGTAATGCTGCTACATTGTTAGTAAACTTAATATTATTTAGCTGCTTTTATATTTTCAACAATTTGGGCTTGATTTGTATTGCAGGAAGCATTGGATATTAACTATCTTATGGGAGGGTGAAATCTACATCTTGGATCCGTTGCCAAAACCAGTCCATTATCAAGTTTGGGAGACCTCGCTGATAAAGTAagtaatatattatatatattgagCTTTTCTTTAACATATCCGACCAAGTAGCATTTAAATTGGGTAATGACAATGGTTGTGCAGTGTTGTGAAAACCTTCAATGCTGAAACTGGTAGGGTCAACAAACTGCCTAAAGTGAAATCGCTTCCGGTGAGACTTATACATGTGTTTGGCTTGGATAATACATTAGATCTAATATGTCAATGCCTGTCTAATTGACTACCTTCAATAAATAGGGCGTACCTAAACAACCGGGTGGAGTTGAGTGTGGCTATTATGTTATGCGATACATGAAAGAGATTATAGAGGATGAGACACTTTCATTTTCTACCAAGGTATATGCATTATATTTCAAAGAACATTTTGGTTTAATTAAATATATGCTTGTTTACCCAATCATTGTGACTTATATGTTGTTTATACATTTCTAGTGGGCGGTAAAGACGCGGAAATCATATAGCCAAAATCAAATCgacgaggtgcgcattgaagtggctgattattTACAGGGTTTCGTGTAGGAGTACTTTTGAATACCAAGATGATTTTTGACTAAGGCTAGTTTTTAGTGAGTGTACctacatgtgcatttgcaagcataattagctataatgagccacactcATGGTACCGCCAGCTGTACCGACTCcagccaaaggagtgacctacggaaacacagccaggcgggctaccgcctgagccccggattggccccagatcaccgctgacgcgcctccacgcgcggcgccaagatagcatcaaaAGCTCCAGACGCTGGGAATTGAAGCacatcaatcccacatcgaaaacaaaacGAAGATCAactctctcctcacctataaaaggttctctcatctctcctcattaattacgcatttactactcatttattgttatgctgtctatatgtattgactgacttaggcatcggagaagagaagaccacccaacgcggtctccctctgacgccctgtctttcgtttgacatCTAGCGAAGATTACCAAGTCttcagagtagcggtccgctcaccggacccgcgttaaacgaaggctcGACTACCGCcaaactttgagcattaacattggcgccgtctgtgggaatccttgaacaaaaggtcatcccaccacaattaccatgactaacggtagcgggggaaacgctgaagagcaggcggaccaatccgccattccccaacccaccaacccGGTGGTAGgcattaaccgcgcactattcagcaccccagccaaccccaGCGGTGAGGTAAATCCAagtagcagccgcccaccggccCAGGatccactactagaattatggccccagacatcggccaaaaaccgatgagaaacaaaaacccgaccgatgtctttgtgggtgatgagaaagatccgaaaaatgcagacatcggtttttagccgatgtctagtattcgtgtagacatcggttcctaattataaatcgatgtaaataggtttaaatgataacaaacttacatgttttactattgttaaacccacattttattgtatttaatgcttaaagaaatatagattaCACAATACAAGTTTtcgttttaacatcgttattgatttaagaaccgatgactgatactgttacagacatcggttcccattttggaactgatgtctggtactcagtaacatatcgttttcgacaaaaaatcgatgtctgtatattttagACCGATGACTGATACTGTTACAGACATCGGTTCCCATTTtagaactgatgtctggtactcagtaacatatcgttttcgacaaaaaatcgatgtctgtatattttagACCGATGACTGATACTGTTACAGACATTGGttcccattttggaactgatgtttggtactcagtaacatatcgttttcgacaaaaaatcgatgtgtgtatatttcagtaacatcgattttcattttggaactgatgtatcTGTATTACTAGACATCATACTAGAAAGTACGTCCGCGCGATGCTGCGAGTTTAGGCGATAAGAGTAGTAATTACAATCTTATAATCTTTGCCGAATATGCTAGCGTTTTACATATCATAAAAGCTGGTTCACAAACTTTTTCACTAACTCTTACAAACTCTCTAATTCTTCCATTATCAAATCTATACATATATTCCTCCATTTCTGCCTTACAGATCACTAAAAATACTAATTGCATAGTCCTCCAATCATGTAGCAGAGTCATGCGCGAGCAATGCTGCACAGAATTGTCTTTTGGAAGTTCCCATCAGTAACGAGTGGGTCAGATGAGTAGTCAAGCACGACTTCCTCTTCCGCATCCATAGGCACACTATCATTACCATAAAACAACATAAGATCAAGTGAATAGAAAATATAAAGGAAGTTTATGGCGATGTATTGAATTCATTTATTGACAGAAGCATGTTGCCTGGATCATTTGTATAGTAGTTCACCTGTCATAAAGGCCTGCACCAGCATAACCTTCAAGATCTTCACCATTGGAATCGGATCGGAAGATTATGGACCGTCTGATAAAGAGGCCAACCGGTTTGCTAGGGTAACCTAACACCTGAAAAATATCCACATACTCAAGAGTGCAAACAATGGTAGGGATTTATACACATATTGTGTTGCCTAATTACATGGTCTGGCGAATGACCAAAGTTTTATTCTGCAGTATAGAAATTTTTTTGATCAAAGTTTTATTCTGCAGTATAGAAAATTTTTTGATTGATAAATTACTCGGGTAAATTAGATAATCTATTTGGAAGTGCAAAGAATGGTGGAGATACTTGGTGTTCCCtaattacatggtcagtgaaAGCCAATGACCAATTTAGGTAAATTCATAGACTACTTAGGTATATAATCCATGTGGAAGTTATCAATGCAATTCAATAAATGGTCTGCTACTCTTATGCCACTTTTGGCACTGTAGTGCATTACCTGAGGAGAGTCCAGAGCATTTTTCTTGCTAATAAAACTTAAGGCACGTCCAGGATAAGCTCCAACTAAGGTTTCTCCAAGACCTTTGACAACCTATCACGGTAAAACAACCCAAATCAATGTCTCTGATATTAATACATTCTATCTTACATATATATTGCTGAATACCTCGGCATATATCTCCGACGAGTCTCCTGAAGATGGGTTAGTTGTGTGAATAACGAATGCATAGTCGGCATTTATTATTTCTTGAACAAGGACAGCCATGCAAAGATAATCATGGTCTAATTTCACTTTTCTTGTGCTGAAGTATGCTCTCTCATTCCACTTTGAAGCCCAGACCTGGATTATAAGAGATGAGCACACCGCAATATATCAGAAAACTTTAAgataaaacaatttgatttgcATTAAGTTGATAGGCAGCTTGAGCTCTGATAACAAGTTATGATGTTTGTGAGATCTACTTTTCTTAAAGTGTAGTGAAAACATGGGAAATTGCTGCCCCTGGTCTCAGAAAGCTTTAGCCATGTCCcacagaaacaaaaaacaaaaaaattcttATTGTATTGAAGCATCAATAGAGAAACAAAGAGAATATACCAGTCAACTCAATAGAGTACGTACACTGGGAATGAGAAAGCAGATAGATATGAAAAGATTGGTTTGAGACATAATTCAAGGCTCTAATACTAATATCAAGTGCAGTTAAATTCCTAGCATTAATGGATTTAAGAACAAGTTCAAATGGGCATATGCAGCCAAGCATTCTTACCTTTTTTATAGCCAACCATGCTTGTTCCCATCGTTGTTCACCCTCATTACCAGGCCAAGGCATTCCTGAACTTTGCATCTTAGTCTTCAGCTCTTGCACCTGAAAGTAACTCTCAAAATAAGCTTTCACTTAAATTGCTCGTTCTGCCTAGAGGCCCCTAGAGTTATTTTACTTACAGGTACCAGTACAGGTTAGTGGTTATATATCATATCAAGAAAAGGAATGACTGACAAGAACAATGATTCAATAAAAACTTTTTACTGAACTTAAAACTTCAGTTTAAGTAAAGAATTCTGCACAACCCATATATAAAACTTTAGTTCTTGATTCAGCCCCAAATCAGAGAAGTCATTATTTGCCTGCTTTACTAACAATTTATGTTGGAAAATGAATAATTGGATACCACAACAGTCTAGAGATTGGAACATATATCCATAAGGAGATCATGTGCTTGCAGGCTTTGAAATAAAAATTGCATGCATTTGCAATATATCATCTGTTACAAAATACAATTTTTGACATTGAAGCCTTcaatagaaaaaatagaaaatagataCATACCAACGGGGGTGGTGCTGTCAACTGTAAAACTGTCTCTCGAATCTCCCCAAGTGAACCAAAATATCCCCAAGCCAATTACTAATAGCTTCTTTTGTATTAGAAATAATTCCAAGTGGTACACAATTTTCACCACAACAATCACAGCAACAGTGGCAAAAGAGATACAAAACAGATACATAACTAAAGATACAATCTTCAAAATCTACGATATGGGATCCAAAACCAATACATCAAACAATTCAATGCTTTACTAAAACAGATACAAGTCTACAAATGCAActcaatttcaaattttcaagtcCAAAGTCAAAACAGAAAGGCAAAAAGTGACTGATGCAATTCGAACCCAGAAATCCAGAAGGACAAAACAGATCACATATCCAATTTTCATCTCATATCAGTCATATGTATAGCGTATAGCAAAAGAAACAGATGCAAttcgaacccagaaatcgaaGCAAGAAAGATGGCAACAACTTACCAAGCTTGAAGTTTCCGAAATCGAGtcgaaaactgaaattgaagctgCTTCACCTAGTAGAGTTCGAGCCAAACCCAGACTTGAAGATTGAAAATTGAATACCCAGAAGCAGAAATTAAGAGGAAGCCATAAATCGATTAAAGAGTGAAGACCCAGAAGcagaaattaagagaaacaGAAACCCAGACTCACCGCGCACCGTCAGTCCATCACGGCGTCACCgtcaaagaaagaaaaggcGTCGTGCGGCCGTGACGGAGagagacacagagagagagagagaggagagcgGGGCtgcgggagagagagagagaggcaagcTTTAGAACCATGCTGGCATTTGGTGCTCGAAGTCGCACCAATCGAGGAGGATAAACTCCTTGGAGGCAGGTTGGACCAGTTGGGGTTCAGATCTCGGAGCAACGACGTGGTGGCGTTGGAAGAGAAGCACCGGCAGAGGCTATGGCACCGGTGAGGGGATGGAGGCAGTAGTTCAATGAGGGAGAGACAGTAGCCGTGGAAAGAGAGCAGGAGAGGGAGGAGAGCGCTAGGGTTTCAGAGAAGagcgagagagaaagagctgaACGCAGAGAAGGAGCTCAGGTTGGAGAAGGAGCTCAGGTCGGGGACGCGAAGGAGGCAGTCAGAGACTCAGAGTGAGAGTCTATCGATTAGGGTTCGAAAGTTTTTAGATAAAGTGACTAAGTGTTGGGGGGAATTAAAATTTTAGACCCCGCGTTTCTCAAACTTTTaaacttagtccctccgcgtttttgtaaatttttcgtacgaaacttttctcatcggtttctttggtgactgatgtccataataacaatagaaatcggtttcttcacaaactgatgttaacatgatttttaacatcaggtgcaatcctgaccgatttaatagtggtgatgtctaatgacattattctagtagtgatctCCCCGCTctgtatgagctggcactggcggaccttcacaaggcaaacagagagcgcgAACaagagcgcaaggaaaaggcccaggcccaaaagcaaGTGGCCACATTGATGTCGCGGTTCGATGAACTAAAAAGGACGCTTGAGGCAAACGCCAACCCAGCGCGAAGCGAACAATCACGGAGCACCAGGCACAGCCGGCCTAATACCGGCGGATACCTTCAAAatggtcaccaacaacaagggatttgatgacgccaccctgtgccacttattcagcgaaacgctggacagtgaggcaatgagttggttctttcaatgtccgccgggatccatcgactcattccacGCATTATCGCACGCcttcctttctcggttcatcctacTGTCCGCCgaacaccacaacacaagtcagttgtTCAACCTCAAGCAGGGTACGGAGGAAACACTGAAGGCatttgtcacaaggtggcgggcggcagcatctcaatgccgcgatcttgataaaacaatggcttcggcggccttcaagcagggactcctcaaagggccattcctctatcacctcaattacaacCATCCAAATGCCGTGtacgaccacgtcatgagtgaggtgGTCATTCATAcccaggcagaattcatcacatatggagaaaccccaccgccaccaccaacaccGGCAAAGTCAACGCAAccctcctccagtcatcaggagacCACTAGCAAGACCCCCGCTGTcccgccaactgataagaagagagagtggcaatagggccactaccagaacaagcggtaGAAAGACCAACATCAtaataagggcaaccgcccaccacacggggataaccgtaacaaacagacggagtcctctcagcggtatgcagtgtttacagttctcacggcctcgtatgaggaaatatacgaTCAGTgaaaggatcagatcccaccgccacccccaggaaggtacccaaagacgggaaaacctagaaacaccggtaggtggtgcaaataccacgaggacagcggtcacaacaccaacaactgcaatgttctcaaaacggccattgagaccttgtaccgtgacggcaagatggagcaattcaaggtgcgccaaccgccacctgtgatcacCAACATTGaacccttgggccgcatcaacaccatcgacgacagtgctccaatcaccaacatgtttcatagggcaagaaagcgctatacccgtgctaaccaccccaaggaaatctgcaacatccgctatgagagatccgctaaactcccaaagtctggCTGGGAgcctattaccttctcggaggaggaggagcgcagagtgcat encodes the following:
- the LOC133745796 gene encoding alpha-glucan water dikinase, chloroplastic-like, which encodes MQSSGMPWPGNEGEQRWEQAWLAIKKVWASKWNERAYFSTRKVKLDHDYLCMAVLVQEIINADYAFVIHTTNPSSGDSSEIYAEVVKGLGETLVGAYPGRALSFISKKNALDSPQVLGYPSKPVGLFIRRSIIFRSDSNGEDLEGYAGAGLYDSVPMDAEEEVVLDYSSDPLVTDGNFQKTILCSIARA